In Pirellulales bacterium, the following are encoded in one genomic region:
- a CDS encoding tagaturonate epimerase family protein, translating to MNVKPSILGLQPTFGFGDRLGVATPGHVKALCRTGGPIRGIFAQQSIREMSRTGRTAQQVMQAATEALSQVNYVDAWGADADHLKTSEDVHHTAQAGFTFFTIDPSDYVDRKADDYGHSDLEEKYFALGEHVNWVDLYLGKVVRVPHGPEILFDRPTVLRTAVKYGNAISHALQMGECIQKAVSQRGGSCELELSVDETDQPTSAAEHYIFADQLRRHGLPLVSLAPRFIGNFEKGVDYKGDLQALTTAMSEHAAIAQYLGPYKLSLHSGSDKLSMYGCLARSTGGLFHVKTAGTSYMEALRVVALRAPAEFREIVSFARERYNADKATYHVSATIESVPGPAHIADDIELQKIYLERWIDVPTGRGFTSLGRQILHCTFGSILTDPRFGPLVMQVVRENQALYNEVLIAHFQRHLNALNAG from the coding sequence ATGTCGGACGGGTGGGCCGATTCGAGGCATCTTTGCCCAACAATCAATTCGCGAAATGTCGCGCACTGGGCGCACTGCCCAGCAGGTTATGCAAGCAGCCACCGAGGCACTCTCCCAGGTCAACTACGTTGATGCCTGGGGAGCTGACGCCGACCACTTGAAAACATCAGAAGATGTGCACCACACAGCTCAAGCTGGGTTCACGTTTTTTACCATCGATCCATCAGACTATGTTGATCGCAAAGCCGATGATTACGGCCACAGCGACTTGGAAGAAAAGTATTTCGCACTAGGAGAACACGTAAACTGGGTCGATTTGTATTTGGGCAAAGTCGTCCGAGTGCCACATGGTCCAGAGATTTTGTTCGATCGGCCGACAGTATTGCGGACGGCAGTAAAGTATGGAAACGCTATTAGTCATGCGCTGCAAATGGGCGAATGCATTCAGAAAGCAGTCAGCCAGCGCGGCGGATCGTGTGAACTTGAACTCAGCGTCGACGAGACCGATCAACCGACAAGCGCAGCAGAGCATTACATCTTTGCCGATCAGCTCCGTCGCCATGGTTTGCCGCTGGTGAGCTTGGCGCCCCGTTTTATTGGTAATTTTGAGAAAGGAGTCGATTACAAAGGCGACCTGCAGGCACTGACCACGGCAATGTCCGAACATGCGGCAATCGCCCAGTATTTGGGGCCTTACAAATTGAGTTTGCATTCGGGGTCCGACAAGCTTTCGATGTATGGCTGCTTGGCGCGTTCAACGGGCGGCTTATTCCACGTAAAAACAGCCGGAACAAGTTATATGGAGGCATTGCGAGTCGTGGCATTGCGCGCGCCGGCGGAATTTCGAGAAATCGTGTCGTTTGCGAGAGAGCGTTACAACGCCGACAAAGCCACGTACCACGTCTCTGCCACCATCGAGTCTGTTCCAGGTCCTGCCCACATTGCCGACGACATCGAGCTACAAAAAATCTATTTGGAGCGCTGGATCGATGTGCCAACAGGCCGTGGATTTACATCACTGGGGCGTCAGATTTTGCACTGTACGTTTGGATCGATCCTCACCGATCCGCGCTTCGGTCCGCTGGTGATGCAGGTCGTCAGGGAAAATCAGGCCCTGTACAACGAAGTATTAATAGCTCATTTCCAGCGGCATTTGAACGCCTTGAATGCAGGATGA
- a CDS encoding aldo/keto reductase, producing the protein MQYRSLGKTGMNVSALSFGASSLGGIFRNVKEADCVRTVRTALDLGINFMDVSPYYGLTTAETILGRCLKGIARDRYYLATKCGRYGADAKDFDFSARRVTSSVNESLGRLGTDYVDIIQVHDVEFGDIEQIVDETIPALLRVKDCGKARFVGITGLPLCMFTQIVERLPNDTVNTILSYCHYALNDTSLLEIVPTLQCRGVGIINASPLSMGLLSLRGAPGWHPAPAEIKQRCRLAAEHCQRHGTDIVKLAMQFAVSEPSIATTLFGTANPKNLSQNVAWIAEPIDGELLTEVHEILQPIRNLTWPQGRPENNQQDNSASKASILSI; encoded by the coding sequence ATGCAATACCGTTCGCTTGGAAAAACCGGAATGAACGTATCGGCGCTGAGCTTCGGGGCATCCTCACTCGGCGGTATCTTCCGCAATGTCAAAGAGGCAGATTGCGTGCGCACCGTTCGAACGGCATTAGATCTGGGAATTAATTTCATGGACGTTTCGCCCTACTATGGATTAACAACCGCTGAGACCATTTTAGGTCGATGTTTAAAAGGTATCGCGCGTGATCGCTACTATTTGGCTACCAAATGCGGTCGTTATGGCGCGGATGCCAAAGATTTTGATTTTTCAGCCCGGCGTGTAACTTCCAGCGTGAATGAAAGTTTGGGCCGGTTGGGCACCGACTACGTCGATATTATCCAAGTTCACGACGTGGAATTCGGGGATATTGAGCAGATTGTCGATGAAACCATTCCCGCATTGCTGCGAGTCAAAGACTGCGGCAAAGCCCGTTTCGTCGGCATCACGGGTCTGCCATTGTGTATGTTCACACAAATCGTAGAACGACTGCCGAACGACACAGTAAATACTATACTTTCGTATTGCCACTACGCACTCAATGACACTTCACTTTTGGAAATTGTTCCAACTTTACAATGTCGCGGCGTGGGCATTATCAATGCGTCTCCACTGAGCATGGGTTTGCTGTCATTGCGTGGCGCACCGGGTTGGCATCCAGCTCCGGCTGAAATCAAACAGCGATGCCGCTTGGCCGCGGAGCATTGTCAGCGACATGGCACCGACATTGTCAAATTAGCCATGCAATTCGCCGTCAGCGAGCCAAGCATTGCAACCACTTTGTTTGGCACTGCCAATCCGAAAAATTTGTCACAAAATGTAGCTTGGATTGCCGAGCCAATCGACGGGGAGCTACTCACGGAAGTGCATGAGATCTTGCAACCTATACGCAATCTAACTTGGCCGCAGGGTCGGCCCGAAAACAATCAACAAGACAACAGCGCCTCCAAAGCAAGCATTTTATCGATTTGA
- a CDS encoding amidohydrolase family protein: MHEYEKPVTVDAHQHFWDLGRFSYPWMTANMQTVRRNFLPADLRPVLNRVGVDRTVFVQSLHSLEETEWALQLATENPWIAGVVGWLDLKSPDLERHIDRFSDQVKLVGVRHIVHDESDERWLLDECVVRGLKVLARCGLKYDLLLRPQHLKYIPQLAHRVPGLQMVVDHLAKPLIGRGEFEPWQTDLAAVARVPDIYCKLSGMITEADHQRWSAEELFPYVDIVLDLFGPQRLMFGSDWPMCRLAGEYSEVLAAAHQALWSLSADERSDIFGKTASRFYRLQLSSNR, translated from the coding sequence ATGCATGAGTATGAAAAGCCCGTGACGGTTGATGCCCATCAACATTTTTGGGATTTAGGCCGGTTTAGCTATCCTTGGATGACCGCCAACATGCAGACCGTGCGTCGCAACTTTCTTCCCGCTGATTTGCGGCCCGTGCTGAATCGAGTGGGAGTCGATCGAACGGTTTTCGTGCAATCGCTGCATAGTCTTGAAGAAACAGAATGGGCCTTGCAGTTGGCAACGGAAAATCCGTGGATTGCCGGTGTCGTTGGCTGGCTAGATTTGAAATCCCCGGATTTGGAGCGGCACATCGACCGCTTCAGCGACCAAGTGAAGCTGGTTGGCGTCCGGCACATTGTTCATGACGAATCAGATGAACGTTGGCTGCTGGACGAATGCGTGGTGCGCGGCCTGAAGGTCTTGGCCCGTTGCGGGCTCAAGTACGATTTGCTGTTGCGTCCACAGCATTTAAAGTACATTCCGCAATTGGCCCACCGTGTGCCAGGCTTGCAAATGGTCGTCGATCATCTGGCTAAACCGCTCATTGGTCGAGGTGAGTTCGAACCATGGCAAACTGATTTGGCTGCCGTTGCTCGGGTTCCAGATATTTATTGCAAGCTTTCTGGAATGATCACTGAAGCGGACCACCAGCGTTGGAGCGCTGAGGAACTGTTTCCGTATGTCGATATTGTGCTGGATTTGTTCGGGCCGCAGCGCCTCATGTTTGGCAGCGATTGGCCGATGTGCCGATTAGCCGGCGAGTACAGCGAAGTTCTGGCAGCGGCACATCAGGCATTATGGAGTTTATCCGCAGATGAACGGTCAGATATCTTTGGTAAAACAGCCAGCCGCTTTTATCGGTTGCAGCTTTCATCAAATCGATAA
- a CDS encoding RbsD/FucU family protein codes for MLKHQLLHPQINAVLGRAGHSAKVLIADGNYPASSTLGPRAELVSLNLLPGVVSCTQVLEALATAIPIEAALTMQPETSGAHAMQQDPTIWKEFRNILREQSIAVDLQPLERWEFYRTVQSPEHVLTIQTADQRLFANLLLVVGVRKEFV; via the coding sequence ATGCTCAAGCATCAGCTTCTTCACCCGCAAATTAACGCAGTACTGGGCCGCGCCGGCCATAGCGCCAAGGTGCTGATTGCAGACGGAAACTATCCAGCCTCGTCAACTCTAGGACCACGAGCGGAACTGGTAAGTTTGAATTTGCTGCCGGGCGTTGTCAGTTGCACGCAAGTGCTGGAAGCGCTGGCTACAGCAATCCCAATCGAAGCCGCCCTCACCATGCAGCCGGAAACAAGCGGAGCGCATGCCATGCAGCAAGATCCAACCATTTGGAAGGAATTTCGCAATATCCTGCGTGAACAAAGCATCGCGGTAGACTTGCAACCGCTGGAACGCTGGGAGTTCTATCGGACTGTGCAGTCGCCTGAACACGTACTTACGATCCAAACTGCCGACCAAAGATTGTTTGCCAATTTGCTCTTGGTCGTTGGAGTAAGAAAAGAGTTCGTGTAA
- a CDS encoding zinc-binding alcohol dehydrogenase family protein, with protein MKALSLAGPKLWRTIEIQSPNSPAAGEALVKVHRVGICGTDVSAYLGKMPLFSYPRIPGHELGVEVLEVGQGVANVRPGDHCSVEPYINDPTSYASRRGNPNCCERLQVLGVHIDGGLRPQFVLPARKLHVSHRLDYEQLALVETLAIGCHAVNRAAVQADDTCLIIGAGPIGLSVLEFVRLAGAKIIVLDIQPSRLEFCRRVMGVAHTLTPSEHVEADLRELSNGHLPDVVFDATGSHKSMSQAFGYIAQGGRLVFVGLTGEEVTFRHALFHKSEGTLLCSRNALPEDFARIIQLIETGRINTRPWITHRSEFDELPEVFLSYTQPESGVLKAMVNVCN; from the coding sequence ATGAAGGCCCTATCGCTTGCCGGACCCAAGCTCTGGCGGACCATCGAGATTCAATCTCCAAATTCGCCGGCCGCCGGTGAGGCGCTGGTCAAGGTACATCGGGTCGGTATATGTGGGACCGATGTAAGTGCATATCTGGGCAAAATGCCTCTGTTCAGCTACCCGCGGATTCCTGGGCACGAACTAGGCGTGGAAGTGCTCGAAGTTGGCCAAGGGGTTGCGAATGTTCGACCTGGCGACCATTGCTCCGTAGAACCGTATATCAACGATCCTACGAGTTATGCCAGCCGCCGCGGGAACCCCAATTGCTGCGAGCGTTTGCAAGTACTCGGCGTTCACATCGACGGTGGCCTAAGACCACAATTTGTTTTGCCTGCGCGCAAATTACACGTTTCCCACCGGCTGGATTACGAGCAGTTGGCGCTGGTGGAAACATTGGCGATCGGCTGCCATGCTGTGAATCGCGCAGCGGTGCAAGCGGATGATACTTGCTTGATTATCGGTGCCGGCCCCATAGGACTATCAGTATTGGAATTTGTGCGTTTAGCGGGGGCCAAAATCATCGTGCTCGATATTCAACCGTCGCGGTTGGAATTTTGCCGCCGTGTGATGGGAGTTGCTCACACGCTGACGCCTTCGGAGCACGTCGAGGCCGATTTGCGCGAACTTTCCAACGGTCACTTGCCCGACGTCGTTTTTGATGCCACCGGCTCCCATAAGTCGATGTCTCAAGCTTTTGGATACATTGCACAAGGTGGACGACTTGTGTTCGTAGGCTTAACCGGTGAGGAAGTGACATTCCGTCATGCGCTGTTCCATAAGTCGGAGGGTACGCTGCTCTGCTCGCGCAATGCACTGCCGGAGGACTTTGCCCGAATTATTCAGCTCATCGAAACAGGACGCATTAATACACGGCCTTGGATTACCCATCGCTCCGAGTTCGACGAGTTGCCGGAAGTATTCCTATCGTATACTCAGCCTGAGTCGGGGGTGCTTAAAGCTATGGTCAATGTCTGCAACTAA
- a CDS encoding AraC family ligand binding domain-containing protein, translating to MNRSEQFFDDVDRSHRLSPGELPSFISKQIIKARRFYFDLGTKTSLPMKVVLGGSERVRADYIILRTMFPYYSIEFVAEGKGTLELRGKRYNLIPGTVFGYVPNSSLAIQADPRQLMLKYYITFIGKHAKKLLESIGFAPAGITQISHVTDIRDLYELMIHYGLNWTSYSQSLCDSVLNTLALKIAEQTIKHPSDDLRALATYQKIKDLIEEDFANLKNIKDVASRCKVSVSHACRLFQNYDHVSPYQFLMQKK from the coding sequence ATGAATCGCTCAGAGCAGTTTTTTGATGATGTTGATCGTTCGCATCGACTTTCGCCGGGAGAACTGCCGAGTTTTATTTCAAAACAGATTATAAAAGCTCGGCGATTCTACTTCGACCTTGGAACCAAGACGTCGTTGCCCATGAAAGTTGTTTTGGGCGGCTCGGAGCGAGTCCGTGCTGATTATATAATTCTCAGGACGATGTTCCCGTACTACAGCATTGAATTTGTCGCAGAGGGGAAGGGAACATTGGAGCTTCGCGGAAAGCGCTACAATCTCATACCCGGTACTGTATTTGGCTATGTACCGAATTCTTCATTGGCCATTCAAGCTGATCCCCGACAGCTCATGCTGAAGTACTATATCACTTTCATTGGAAAGCACGCCAAAAAGCTCTTGGAATCCATAGGCTTTGCCCCCGCTGGGATCACTCAAATCTCACACGTCACGGATATTCGAGATCTGTATGAACTCATGATCCATTACGGTCTAAATTGGACATCATACAGTCAATCGCTTTGCGACTCTGTTCTTAACACTCTTGCCCTTAAAATCGCCGAGCAAACGATCAAACATCCTAGTGATGATCTCCGAGCACTGGCAACTTATCAAAAAATAAAAGACTTGATCGAAGAAGACTTTGCAAACTTGAAAAATATCAAAGATGTCGCTTCGCGTTGCAAAGTGTCCGTGTCTCATGCCTGTCGACTCTTTCAAAATTATGATCATGTGTCTCCTTATCAGTTTTTAATGCAAAAAAAATGA